The genome window caaattaaataaatgtaattttgtatataaatactaaaaacatcgtatctttaaaaaacacGTGTATAATctaccaaatgataaaaaaaaattacatcattaaaaacctcgtatattacatgtgttaaatagatctaaaaagagttatatctttaaaaaccatgtgtattacacagattaaataaatataattttgtatattaaatactaaaaatgttgtatctttaaaaaaactcgtgtatagtcgggttgaaaaatctaccaaataaaaaaaaattatatccttaaaacccccgtgtattacacgtgttgaataaatctaattttacatagcaaatgataaaaaattatatctttaaaaacttcgtgtactacacgggttatataaatgtaactttgtatagcaaataataaaaaaaaattaaatttttaaaaaccctgcgttttacacgagttgaataaatataattttgtataccaaataataaaaaaattatagttttaataaattaggataacatttaatattaatttattatttatatatttaatataagataagtagaaaagagaggtatttgttttaaaaatatattaaattaacaatttcgATTTgcgaataatattttattaaagtatgagaagatttgatattaatttattatttatttagttaatataaaataagtatttatttgaggataccttcaatgaatgatacgtgtccaaaagtttgtttcttttattatattagATAGATTATCATTTTTTGACCAATTAACTaatcataaagactattatcttTCACACTAACTAATTTTGCCTatacacatcaaaagttatcctacatatttcgaaattcatcctacacgttgaaatttatcctacaaacttgtaatttatcctacactttaaattattttattttatttttttgaaaaaatatatattttgaagataagttacaaattatttaatatagttaactattaaaaaggaagactacaaattaatgacctatgtagatttaccaatgtacccttataataacattaaatacttatattaaatgaaataaaataaagcattcttattggttgaaatttttttttcttcttacaaaaaatttcttctcatttaaaCATTAACCTTAACATACGTCTAAGATTTCATTGAATTAATCAGATTAGAGTTTAAACATTAAACAAAAATACCAATAATTAGTCAATGCCATGAGTGTTTACATTATGGACGTTTCACGTGGCCACTTCCTTGATTAATTTATGACATGATGAAACCAGTTACTTTTATCATAGCCAGGACACAATAGCTGGATATTTGTTAACAAAAGGGGCCATACGAGGTCTCGAAAGACCACCATAAGACAATATACCCACTTTATTGTAGTCGCTAGAGggttataaaaattatatatgaaAAATTTGGGTCCCCTTCTATCAATAAATCTAAAACTGAACTTCACATAACCCGTTCATCAAAAACACATTGCCAATTAAATTTTGTCAAATATATTTGCTCACATTAGAACACTTGACGAGTCACTATCAATTGCTAAACAATTTATTCCATGCCTAAATGCTTTTCTCACTTACAAGGAACATAAATTTTATGCTTTGAGCACCGGATTCCTCACTTACTTCAACTTGTAGTTGTAAGTTCCTCAACTCGATATAGAAACCCATGTCATATCATCAGCGGACCTTTCCAAAAAATTCAAGTTATGTTTGAGTCGTTAAACTCATGTGAGGATGGACACTCCACTACTAGTGAGCTTAGCCGACTAACataactttaaataaagcaaacaaattttacaaacgtTTACTTTAAACACGTTGAATGAATTTAGCATACGCGTATACTTAAACACGCTATTCATATAAGTTTCGGTTCAAAAGAGTAAAACGTAGTAAATTAGATAAAAATGTCGAGCTTTACTCAACTAACTTCATACAACCGTAAAATATTACGATTAAATTACATGTAAGACGTACGTTTCATCTACGAATGAATCGTGTTTAATTTCGTTGCATCTAAGAAATCACAAGATAAAACTTTTTCTGAGCAATCATTAATCCttgtattttatttgtttataaaaacttCACTTTGATATAAATTataggtgtatatatatatacacacacagaTAATCTCCTTAAAACCAATGACCAAAACCACTAAATTTTACTATATGAATAAAAtagattttatataaataaacaatgaTTTATAAATTAACAAAGATACTTAAGTTATACCAAATATTAAAGTTATAAGTTTAAAGAggtttacctttcaaaaaaaattaaaaaacaactttttaaaaaaaattgtaaacccTTAACCTTAAATCCTAAACTTTGTGTCTCATGACACGTGCTGTAGAAAATTAACCGTTTTTCGCCTTTTCTAACATCAAGTATCTCCAAAAACGTCATTTATTTGCATGACTTTAATCGTATTGTATCGTTTTATAACAAATTAATAATCTATACCAACGCATACAATAATAGTTTATATAACCTCTACAAACATTCACCTCGCCTTTTTGTTCATTTTTGGATTCTTGCACATTCTTATACTCTTTGGAGTTACTTCCACCAGTTCATCTTCTTGGATATACTCTATACAATCATCAAGACTGTAATCCAATGGTGTGTCAAGAACAACTGCATACACCAATTCAATTCAAAATATATCaataaaaaaaaagtatttaACTGAAATAGAAATTTACTTAATTTTGATAAACTGAACATTACCAGAAACTTCTTTATTCGAACGAACATTTGTAGCGGCTTTCTTTTTGCAAACATTAAGTGCCAGGTCACCGGGTCGTTGATGAATTCCGACAATCTGACCTTTATAAACTTCTACcccgggttttataaataactGCCCTCTTTCTTGAGAACTAGCTAAAGCATAAGAAGTTGATGTTCCATCTTCAAATGCAACCTATAATGAAGTGATGACAAAGGTCAAAAAAGTAATTTTAATTCAAAAAGATTCTAAAAAATGAAAATTGCAATTTTCAAGGAATGGCGGAAGTATTCATTTTTTAGTAGAGGCGGGGATTTCGATCCATTTGCCTACAAACGGGTCGAATTGGATTACGGTTTATCGCCAACGGGTTGAAAGTCACATCTAAAGTGCATTAAAATGTATAAAACCACCCAACTTGCTTCATCTAAAGTGTTTATCGCCAACAAGTCGAGCAGCTCGCTAGctgctcgagaaaaagctcgaaacaagCCGaaccttatcgagcccgagctgagcatgagcctaaaataaagctcatttatttatcgagcccgagctcgagccttagtgtaatattagtttttattactATTTAATAACATTCGTCCCTTATTTAAAGTTGTctagtaaacgagccgagccgagcttattaaacttgtttacgagctaagcccgaacctaaaaataagtttGTTCGGTAAAcaagcccgagcttcacttatcgagctcgcgagcctaaacgaatcatttatattatttttatttaacatattaaattTTAGATCATAATCGAGCCGAGCTTGGGTTCagctcggctcatttgcacccctaaAAAGAGTGATATCTATATTAAAATTtgagatttttattaaaaaaggttaaaaaaaatattgtatTAAAAAGGTAAGTCATTAGAACTCGGCCCAATCTGGCATGTTTTGACTTGAACTAAAAATTGCCCGTTTTGATATTGGCACCTCACCACCCGAACCGCCCCATTTTCCACCGCTATATTACCAGCGATCCGAGATCACGGGTCGACATGTCACCAGCCCATGGCCCGTAACTATCAAATATCGTGTTGAGAATTGCTGTTCCTCGAGAAGCGGTTAAAATTGCATTTCTCAGTCCAAGAAGCCCACGAGTTGGTATCTTGTATTTGAGTAGTGTTGTTCCTTCAGATCTAGAGAAAGAAAGAATAAATTTAGAAAACAGATGCCTGTAACAAAATTCTGAAAAATTGTGAAATTTCACAAGTCAATTGACAAAATATACAGAGGGCAATTTCGTCAAATGCCGTTATGTTAAAAAACAGTCGACTGAGTTCAAGAGAGAAAAGTCGTGAAAGTGTATTTTTCAAGGCAGAAAACACCCTAATCATTCTATccataaaaatatattgttattattaagataatagtttttattaaaataagtGTTTGTAAAAAGTATTAAAACTTCAGGCAAAAACTGTTTTGGGTCAACCCGCCCCGACATGCTTTGACCCACACAATTTTTTTGACCCGTAACTTTTTGCCATCTCTAGTAACAAGAGTAATGCACCTACCCGAGTCCTTGCATATCAAACATTTGACCACGTCTTTTACCGAGAAGTTCAACAACCGATCCCATATGTTCTTCAGGCACTTCCACAGTGGCAATCTAAAAGTAAATCATTAAACGAGTTTATATCCTACTTAACATACACatgctacaaaaaaaaaaaaaaaaaaaaaaaaaaaaaattaatacctCATAAGGTTCAAGCAACTTGTCATCAACTTTCTTGTTGATTACTTTTGGGGGTCCCACCATGAACTCGTAGTTTTCCCTTCGCCTAAAATGTATGTCATTTGTAAATAAAAACAATACATATGGACATATATCGTTAAAAAAGGAAAGTAACGTAATTACATAAAAGTGTAGCAATCTTACATGTTCTCTATTAATATTGTAATGTGTAAAGTACCACGTCCGCTAACAAGGAACGTATCTGCAGTTTCACCGTCTTCAACTTTCATGGCCAAATTTCTTTCAATCTCACGGTACAGTCTATCTCGTAAATTTCTACTAGTTACGTACTTTCCCTGTTGAAGGTGAAAAAGTGTCTATATTAGGAAGATGTTGAGGGGTATTTTAGACATTTCACTGGCAGATGAACAGAAGCATTCGATATCGATTTTCATAGAGCGTACCTCACGACCAACAAATGGTGAAGTATTGATAGAGAAAGCCATTTTGACGGTTGGTTCTTCCACTCTAATGGCGGGTAACGCCTTCCCGTCGTTTTTATCGGCAATTGTTTCCCCAATCTAAGTAAAAGAAAGCAAATTAATCATTTCAAAATGATATTCCAATGATGCAATCTTTTattaaagagtaaaatgtcattttcgtccctgaggtttggccagttttgcgactttcgtcgaaaggtttgtttttccgcacctggatccaaaaggtttaaaatcttgccaatttcatccggctcgttaactccatccatttttcttcgttaagtcaggggtattttcgtatTTTTTGTTAACgtaaagggcaattcggtttttttcactttatgtacaagcgaGTCCTTAAGTGAAAAAGattgaattgccctttaagttaacaaaataGACGAAAATACCACTTACTTAACGTAGAAAaacggatggagttaacgagccggatgaaaatggcaagatttcaaaccttttggatccaggtgcggaaaaacaaacttttgaacgaaagtcgcaaaactggccaaacctcagggacgaaaacgaCATTTTACTCTTCATTAAATAAGACAAAAAATAGGCCCTTAGATATTAAGCGACATTTAATTTGTTTCGTTCTCAAGCTATATTTTTTACCTGTTAGCCCATTAACGATAAAATATAACCCTAATCAACCCATGCATGACTAAATGGGTCGAATTTGCCACCTCTAAAAGCCCTTAATAATCTGGATCTATCCTATGTGAGTAGATTTGCTCAAATAGTTTGAAAACGACAATTAACAGGCGTTGATACGTTATTGtatatttatttgtaaaaacTATTGTTACCTGAATATCACCAATACCACATACTGCACAAATATCACCAGCCTCTACACGTTCTGCAGGAGCCCTATaaaatttctcaaacacaaatAATTCGCTCACTTTTCCAAATCTGCACGCATCACCCGGTGTGCATATCTGAGACATTGCCAAATAAACAgaagaaataaaaaaattaatattaaaattGATAATTTATCAAATGATCTGAAACATAAAATGTTTATTTAGACATCAAAATGCAAATCCAAACACCCTAAATAGGTGTGCAAGAaaacatcaaaataaaataaacgaacaCAATGAGGGGATcaaattattaatattattaaacttACACGAACATCCATGCCTCTATTTAGAACACCGGCATGTAAACGTCCAATAGCTATCTTTCCTTTGTGTTCATCGTATTCGGTACTTGTTACCTGCAAAAACTCCAAAAAAAAATAGATgttataaactaacccggtaattATGTATGGATACAAGGGTAAATATAAAAAGTAGATAAATGTGAGAAATGAAACTAACAAGCATTTGAAGTGAACCATCTTTCTTGATTTTTGGCCCGGGTATGCATCTAATTATCGTCTCAAAAAGCGGTCCAAGATCGTTGGCTAAATTATCAGGAGAAAGTCCAGCCTTTCCACTTAAACCAATTGCATATACCGCTTGGAAATCACACTGCATTATAACGACGATCTTTACATGTTAGACGTATAGTCATAGGACTGCAAACAAACCAAACGTTCAGCGAATAGTTCGTGAAGCGTTCGGCAggaagttcatttgtgttcgttcatttattaaacaaatgaacaccaagaagaaatttcgttcgtttagttaaatgaacgaacattcggtaacgtgttcgtttatgttcgattTTGTTCAATAGTTcgttagtgtttttagtttttatattttatttaaatactttaaaatctgacaaataaaatatctaacaagtgtcggtgtattatatattctgttcatgaatgtttgtttatgttcgcttgtttccatttgtgttcatgaacattagtttgtgttcatcaacgttcgttttCGTTCGTTGCCAAAAATTAACAAACGGACACGGACATGTTCATTTCCTTAAGTCCTTAaaaccgaacacgaacataaaatctcgttcggtacaTGTTcttgaacagttcgtgaacacatatttttttaacaaacgaacacaaacaaggtcttgtttgtgttcgttcgattcgtttgcagccctatgtATAGATATAACTGCTACAAACACTGATGTCACAAAATAATAAATGggtgtttttggattttggaatcTTGAGTTTTGACTTTGTAGTAGCAGTAATCAGTTTTTTTTCTTATCGTAAATTATGTTGGCCCACCAATTCATTTACCGTTTAGAAAACCGGATTACACAAGTCGCGTTTGGGTAACCCGTATTGTACCATGTAAAAGGTTAGAGCCCAACATCTTAACACGATTAGACAATCAGGTCGGGTTACCCGAACCCGACAGAAATTGCCATTCTAATATTAGGACATACCTGTTCATCAGATGCGTTTAGTTCAATGAAGAGTTCAAAGGTGGAGTTGATGACAAATTCGGGACGAGCAGATGGTCTATCAACCTTgttcacaacaacaacaaccgcatGCCCGAATTCAAGAGCTTTTTTTAAAACAAATCTTGTTTGCGGCATTGGGCCCTCAACAGAATCTACCTGAAAACAAACAACACATTAGATATAAGTATGTATAAGCTTGTGTATGAATACGTTTCTAACAATGACGGGATTTGAGTTGTCAGATTTCATTATGGCAACAAAAAGAAAGTTATGGGAACCATGTATAGGGATTAAACCACTACTTGATGCATGGATTCAACTAGGGGTGAGCACAAAAcggaaaaaaccgaaccgaaaccgaTTTAGATGAACCGAAAAAAACTGAACCGCACAAAAACCAAAGAAACAAACCGAACTACCCAAAAAATTATTTTCTTAATGTTTCTTATATATTGATTTaggaattattatttttattcttgaatgttgtATATTTATAGTAAGAACATTAACATTTTTATATATCTTTGAAATGATTTTTCCATTGCCTACAAAAAATAGCAAAATTGAAcataaaatttatataattttcAACGTATTATAACAGAATatgtcttaataaaaactttggagaaacataaaaatagattagaatgttaggtttatgtgaataatattaattaaaaaggttaaATATGTTAACTTAAATATAAACCTCTAAGAAAGATTCTTAAATCTTGGATTatgatttttatttttgaatcttacgtaattttgtttcaaaaaccgaaAAAACCAAAACCGTTATCAAAAACCGAAAACCGAACCGtcaaccgtgcacacccctagatTCAACAGCCAATTTAAAAGTTATGGTAATGCAAACGAAAGATATCATACTCAAAGTTGCTATAATTAATGTAATAAATGCAAGAACGATTATTAAACATAATATGAAAAATGTAGAAAATCAGTGGCAAGAAAGAATACCACTAAAAGAATTCCTTCGACCATATTAAGAACACGTTCTACTTCACCTCCAAAGTCAGAATGGCCTGGAGTGTCAATAATATTCATTTTTGTATCTTTGTATGTAATTGATGTGTTTTTGCTAAGAATTGTTATTCCCCTCTCACGCTCTAAGTCGTTTGAGTCCATTATTCTTTCCTCTACAACTTGGTTATCACGAAACACCTGCAAAAAAGTAGCACTCTTTTAGTTCATTAACAAATATGTTTTAACAGTATGATTGCTTTCATATATATGATATATCCTTCTTAAGTGCATACCTATTCTAACATCAAAGTTACCCTTTCTAATTTTACTAAATACACGAATAAAAAAAATGCATCTCAGTGCAAACGTTTTCTTCGTTTACTCAGTAAAACATTGTTATCTTATTAGTAACTATTTTATTTGagaaaattactttttgagtccctgtgttttagtggttttaaccatttgaatccaaaatcaaaaagtttaacgccctgagtccctaaccgctcattttataacgttttgagtccaatttttaacACTTCtacttttgattttgattttggactcaagtggttaaaaccactaaaacacagggactcaaaacgttataaaataagcAGTTAGGGACTCggagcgttaaactttttgattttggactcaagtggtcaaaaccactaaaacatagggactcaaaaagtaatttactcattttATTTTATGGAAAGAGTAAATATGATATTTTTAGTGTTTTGAAAGGTAAATATGATATTGTGAAGTTAGAAGGATACATGGAAGCTTATATTAAGAACTAAAGGGTCCAGTTTATCAATGTCATGTCACCATTATTGGCATATTGCTACAATCATGTCAAAACTGAATTCTCGTACTGATGTACAAAAAATAGATATATAATATTCCCGTTGCTAAATATCTACAGATATATGATATTTCTGTAAATAAATATCTTAGAAATACAGTTTTGATACCAAAAGTTACAATATAGAAGAGATGTGTATGCTTACTTTCGCTTGCTTCAACATGGCATCCACTAATGTTGTTTTTCCATGATCAACATGCGCAACAATTGCAATATTCCTTATGTCATTTCTCCTCACTAATGTGCTTTTCTCTAATAGTACACAACATGAAACTCCAAACTTATTAGCACAAGTGCACAATTTAacataagaaaaaaaaagttggataataacacaagataacaAGGGGTAACTGTAATATATCAGTATAGTTTCACACATTTTCATCAAACAAACACACCATAAAACCAAAAGGGGCTCACATAAGACAACCTTCAAGTCGCAAAAACTTGCGTTTTTCTGTCAGACATTTGATCGAACATCTAGAGTGcctaaatagtaaaagtaatatCAAGGGGTAACatttagaccgtggggtatggtggggcttgggttgggcttgggttggggcatttggtgacacgtggaatgggagcccccccACTGCCTGGTTACGTGTCCGCGGGGTATAGCGGGGCGTTGGTTGGGTttgggttgggtgcaccgcgtggcagaatgttcaaaaaaaaattacaaaaaaatttataaaaatcacacaacatttataaaaaaaaacctacaacttcattaaattaaaattttaaaaattacataatcctaaaaattacaaaaaaaaaacctagagcgttaaataaatttcaaaaaggtcgatcttgtcgaacgcctttcgctccttgcctcgaaactctatgttcgccaccgccacccggtcctcgtggcttaactcgccaCCCGGCTGGGGTAGCGGGTTCGTGGGATGTTTGGGATGGACCACACGGTGGGGTTTGGGGTTATTTATAGGGGATGTTGGGGTTGGGGTGACCGGTTGGGGTGACCGCTTGGCCAAGCCAAAcggtttgaatttaaaattcaaacttttcatatGCCCCGCTATGACATGGCGGGGTCAGCCAATGAAACCAAGCCAGCTAGGATGTCaagaccgccccacgcccggcttgaaacccaagccccaagggccacgccccaacccaagcccacccggggtggtggcttgggcgttttcccccaacccacgccaaaacccccgccccataccccacggtcttaagGGAAAATTTCATCTATCTCAGTACAGTTTCACACATTTTCATCATAAAACACACCATAAAACCAAAAGGGTCCCACAAAAGACAACCTTCTAGTCACAAAACTTGTGTTTTTTCTGTCAGGCATTTGATCGAACACCTAGAGTACATGGATACTAAAAGTAGTAACAAGGGGTAACATTTAAGGGAAAAGTTCCTCTATCTCAGTACAATTTCACACATTTTCATCATAAAACACACAATAAAACCAAAAGGGACCCACAAACGACAACCTTCTAGCCACAAAACTTGTGTTTTTCTGTCAGGCATTTGATCGAACACCTAGAGTACATAAATACTAAACGTAATAAAAAAAACCATACCTGCAGCAATTTCAGTAGCCTCAGCTTGAGAAATCGAGCACTTAACAAAATTCTGAAGTGGGTTTCTTCTGAAATTTGAAAAAGATGGAGACTTGATACCAAACGAATAAGAAGATAAGGTACGATTAACAGAGAGTTGGGTTCTGATAAAGGGTGAAGAAAACAAGAAACCCTTTTGATTAGGGTTTAAGGTTGGAGTGATGGAGTTGTTAATTCCAGCAGCCATTCCCATTGTTGGTTAACTCCCTCACTGGTTCACAGTTCACAGAAGAAGCTATGAACAGAGAGGGAGTAAAATGGGATTGAATGATGGATATGGTGGGGGTGGGTATTCAATTCATGTTGTATAGAGATAAGTTGGAAAGAATGTATGGCTTGCAACAAGATTTGAAGATGGGTCATGTGGGTTAGGCCCATTACATGATATGGGCTAGAAAGTTTCTTACTTTTGTTGTTTTCATATCGTAGTTTTGTTTTTAGTTTGCATGTCATCAAGACATCAATCTTTAGGTTGATTATAAACTGCTAAAACTATCTGATGTATTTTTATTTGTGTTAACAACATAAATTATAACCCGGACACACTTAAGACTGTGTAACTCGAACACGAAGTGTTTAACCCATTTATGTAAACATGTTAAATGGATTGTCGGGTAGTAATCAAGCTGTAAACGTGTTAATATGGTGGTTTGGTTATAATTAAACGGGTCGAAAAAGGGTTGACATTTTAACCGACTTAATTAAATGGGTTAAAAGGAAAGC of Helianthus annuus cultivar XRQ/B chromosome 1, HanXRQr2.0-SUNRISE, whole genome shotgun sequence contains these proteins:
- the LOC118481303 gene encoding putative elongation factor TypA-like SVR3, chloroplastic; translated protein: MGMAAGINNSITPTLNPNQKGFLFSSPFIRTQLSVNRTLSSYSFGIKSPSFSNFRRNPLQNFVKCSISQAEATEIAAEKSTLVRRNDIRNIAIVAHVDHGKTTLVDAMLKQAKVFRDNQVVEERIMDSNDLERERGITILSKNTSITYKDTKMNIIDTPGHSDFGGEVERVLNMVEGILLVVDSVEGPMPQTRFVLKKALEFGHAVVVVVNKVDRPSARPEFVINSTFELFIELNASDEQCDFQAVYAIGLSGKAGLSPDNLANDLGPLFETIIRCIPGPKIKKDGSLQMLVTSTEYDEHKGKIAIGRLHAGVLNRGMDVRICTPGDACRFGKVSELFVFEKFYRAPAERVEAGDICAVCGIGDIQIGETIADKNDGKALPAIRVEEPTVKMAFSINTSPFVGREGKYVTSRNLRDRLYREIERNLAMKVEDGETADTFLVSGRGTLHITILIENMRRENYEFMVGPPKVINKKVDDKLLEPYEIATVEVPEEHMGSVVELLGKRRGQMFDMQGLGSEGTTLLKYKIPTRGLLGLRNAILTASRGTAILNTIFDSYGPWAGDMSTRDLGSLVAFEDGTSTSYALASSQERGQLFIKPGVEVYKGQIVGIHQRPGDLALNVCKKKAATNVRSNKEVSVVLDTPLDYSLDDCIEYIQEDELVEVTPKSIRMCKNPKMNKKAR